The following proteins are co-located in the Lagenorhynchus albirostris chromosome 2, mLagAlb1.1, whole genome shotgun sequence genome:
- the TEX38 gene encoding testis-expressed protein 38 produces MDSQREDLSLPGVWVPLYFGFLGLCSVITGGCILFLHWRKNLRRERRAREWMEVMRAAAFTYSPLLYWINKRRRYGMNAAINMGPPPDATKTETDTQNSDHPWELDIPESRSYATQDSSPKVEAPSPLQPAVQLIPQQPLPSPVLRPQASSRPPIPIFQEVPFALSLCNLPPMLNHSVSYPLATCPERNIHFHSLPTLAQGDHCLNAKLSASEV; encoded by the exons ATGGATTCCCAAAGGGAGGACCTCAGCCTCCCTGGTG TGTGGGTGCCACTGTACTTTGGATTCCTGGGGCTGTGTTCTGTGATAACCGGCGGCTGCATTCTCTTTCTGCATTGGAGGAAGAACCTGCGGCGGGAAAGGCGTGCCCGGGAGTGGATGGAGGTGATGCGAGCAGCCGCATTTACCTACAGCCCGCTGTTGTACTGGATTAACAAGCGACGGCGCTATGGCATGAACGCGGCCATCAACATGGGCCCTCCCCCTGATGCCACCAAGACCGAGACTGACACCCAGAATTCAGATCACCCGTGGGAGTTGGACATCCCCGAGAGCAGGAGCTATGCTACTCAAGACAGCAGCCCCAAGGTGgaggcccccagccccctgcaacCTGCAGTGCAGCTGATCCCACAGCAGCCCCTACCTTCCCCGGTGTTGCGGCCCCAGGCCAGCTCCCGACCCCCGATTCCCATTTTTCAGGAGGTGCCCTTTGCCCTCTCGCTGTGTAACCTACCCCCGATGCTGAACCACTCAGTCTCCTACCCTTTGGCCACCTGTCCTGAAAGGAACATCCACTTCCATTCCCTCCCCACACTGGCCCAGGGGGACCACTGCTTAAATGCCAAGCTGTCTGCTTCAGAAGTGTAG